Within the Echinicola sp. 20G genome, the region TGCTTTGACAACGTTTCGTAATTCATTTATTCCCATTTCAGGGGATATAAGTAATTTATATCCTCTGGTCTTTCTTTTCCTAAGGTATGAAGTGACTTTACTCTGCTCCTGCATGTATATGGATTTTATTATTACCTGAAACGGGGAAAGGTTTTTAGTTAATGTTCCTCTTCCGGATGCTGTCTCCTTTTTTAGGATACCTTCAAGGTCTTTTGGTGAAATGTCTAGTGTTTCAATCAGCGAAATTACGTTCTGAGCTAACCTTCTTTTGTCGTTTGGAAGATCATCTTTTTGAAATAATTGAGACAGTAAAATAATGACCCTATTTGTCTTTTTAACAATTTTATTCTCTTTTGCAAGTTCATTAACTTTACTGAGATTGTTGGCTCCACTAATGGCAACCTCAGCTTGTTCCAACGCCGCTTTTACTTGAAAGGCGACTCTTTCCTTACCCCAAGCTATACGGTCAGTTTTGTAGATTATATCATGGGTTGCGATAGACCACGCATGTTGTAAAAATGTCTTGATCTGGACTTCAAAAATAAACGTCTTTATATCTGGGTTGATCGATCCGATGTATTTGTCTCCAAGTCTACAATAAAGTCTTAAATCATCAAATGGAAAACTATCTGTACTTTTAAAGGTATAACTTTTGCTATTAGGTTTTTTTTCAACTATTTCAAATAATCCCTCTATCAGTTTTTCGGAATTATCGATCTCATCCAAATTTTCAACTACCAAAGTACAAGCATAGAAATCATGAAATATACTGTATTTATCGAACCTTCCTGTTTCCAACTTTAAAGCAAAGCTTTCAATTGTTTTAAGTCGGTCAACAAAGTGCCAAGTTTTCTTTTTTCGTAAAACCAAGGTTTCTGAAACTCGTTTTTGAAGAATCCCATAGAATTCCTTTTTCGAGTTAAATAAACTTTGTACTGATTGAACGATCTTCATTAGGTAAGCACATTCGTTAATGCAGTTAAGCGATTATTTCTTTGGGTAAAGTCTGTACTAGCTCCTCTGGAGTTCTCATAATAAAGGATATGATTCTCGTTAAAGCGATCCTCTTCTTGGTTTTCCTCGCTAATGTTTGAAACGGTCTCCATAAATCTTCTATAATTAGTAGCTAATTGATTGACATCTGGTGATTCAGCTGTGGCTAAAGCTGCCCATAGTGTATAAAAGTTATTGTTCGATCCTCCGGCAAACTCACTGATACAGCCATTGATTTGTTCCATCTGTTCAATAATGTCTTTTAACATTCTGACCCGGTCAAGTACTGCTTCGGGCTCAAATCCATTATTCTCAATAAGCTCATCTATATCATCATAAGTTGCATATGTTTCATCGATATTAGATTGGTCAAAACCAGATATTTTACCTTCGATCATGATCATGAACAGTTCTGAAATAAATTGAACATTCCTCATTCTCTTATCTCTACCTCGTGTACTGATCTTAAATCTCCACCAAAAATCGTTTTGGGCTTCGTTTTCGACCTCATTGACAAACCATCCATTATATCTGGCATGTCGTAGTTCTTGAGGTTGTAAATTTCTAGCATTCCTGTTAACCCTATCAAATACCTCTTCAATATTATTTCCTTCGATGCTGTCAATAAAGTCTACAACCAAAGTATAATCCCAAAATCTACGTTTATATTCTACAGAAAGGTCTTTAAATTTCTTACCATTTAAGTTAACATCCCCATAGTCAGTTCCAATTGCTATTTTGCTATTAGCAAATGCAATTATGGTTTCAAGCCGCTGTTTACCGTCCACAACATGATATTCT harbors:
- a CDS encoding DUF262 domain-containing protein, whose translation is MTRQPTTQQITWFLDLDRNGQLDLSPPYQRKSVWSAKDKRFFLDTIFRNYPAPPVFIHRTIDDNGFTEYHVVDGKQRLETIIAFANSKIAIGTDYGDVNLNGKKFKDLSVEYKRRFWDYTLVVDFIDSIEGNNIEEVFDRVNRNARNLQPQELRHARYNGWFVNEVENEAQNDFWWRFKISTRGRDKRMRNVQFISELFMIMIEGKISGFDQSNIDETYATYDDIDELIENNGFEPEAVLDRVRMLKDIIEQMEQINGCISEFAGGSNNNFYTLWAALATAESPDVNQLATNYRRFMETVSNISEENQEEDRFNENHILYYENSRGASTDFTQRNNRLTALTNVLT